One Symphalangus syndactylus isolate Jambi chromosome 9, NHGRI_mSymSyn1-v2.1_pri, whole genome shotgun sequence DNA segment encodes these proteins:
- the RNF31 gene encoding E3 ubiquitin-protein ligase RNF31 isoform X3, with translation MPGEEEERAFLVAREELASSLRRDSGQAFSLEQLRPLLASSLPLATRYLQLDAARLVRCNAHGEPRNYLNTLSTALNILEKYGRNLLSPQRPRYWRGVKFNNPVFRSTVDAVQGGRDVLRLYGYTEEQPDGLSFPEGQEEPDEHQVATVTLEVLLLRTELSLLLQNTHPRQQALEQLLEDKVEDDMLQLSEFDPLLREIAPGPLTTPSVPGSTPGPCFLCGSAPGTLHCPSCKQALCPACDHLFHGHPSRAHHLRQTLPGVLQGTHLSSSLPASAQPRPQSTSLLALGDSSLSSPNPASARLPWHCAACAMLNEPWAVLCVACDRPRGCKGLGWGTEGPQGTGGLEPDLARGRWACQSCTFENEAAAVLCSICERPRLAQPPSLVVDSRDAGICLQPLQQGDALLASAQSQVWYCIHCTFCNSSPGWVCVMCNRTSSPIPVQHAPQPYASSLEKGPPKPGPPRRFSAPLPSSCGDPEKQRQDKMREEGLHLVSMIREARRAWLDRHGNLDEAVEECVRTRRRKVQELQSLGFGPEEGSLQALFQHGGDVSRALTELQRQRLEPFRQRLWDSGPEPTPSWDGPDKQSLVRRLLAVYALPSWGRAELALSLLQETPRNYELGDVVEAVRHSQDRAFLRRLLAQECAVCGWALPHNRMQALTSCECTICPDCFRQHFTIALKEKHITDMVCPACGRPDLTDDTQLLSYFSTLDIQLRESLEPDAYALFHKKLTEGVLMRDPKFLWCAQCSFGFIYEREQLEATCPQCHQTFCVRCKRQWEEQHRGRSCEDFQNWKRMNDPEYQAQGLAMYLQENGIDCPKCKFSYALARGGCMHFHCTQCRHQFCSGCYNAFYAKNKCPDPNCKVKKSLHGHHPRDCLFYLRDWTALRLQKLLQDNNVMFNTEPPAGARAVPGGGCRVMEQKEVPSGLRDEACGKETPAGYAGLCQAHYKEYLVSLINAHSLDPATLYEVEELETATERYLHVRPQPLTGEDPPAYQARLLQKLTEEVPLGQSIPRRRK, from the exons ATgccgggggaggaggaggagcgggCCTTCCTGGTGGCCCGCGAGGAGCTGGCGAGCTCCCTGAGGAGGGATTCCGGGCAGGCGTTTTCCCTGGAGCAGCTCCGGCCGCTACTAGCCAGCTCTCTGCCGCTAGCCACCCGCTACCTGCAGCTGGACGCCGCACGCCTGGTCCGCTGCAACGCTCATGGGGAG CCCCGAAACTACCTCAACACCCTGTCCACGGCCCTGAACATCCTGGAGAAATATGGCCGCAACCTTCTCAGCCCTCAGCGGCCTCGGTACTGGCGCGGCGTCAAGTTTAATAACCCTGTCTTTCGCAGCACGGTGGATGCTGTGCAG GGGGGCCGAGATGTGCTGCGATTATATGGCTACACAGAGGAGCAGCCAGATGGGTTGAGCTTCCCCGAAGGGCAGGAGGAGCCAGATGAGCACCAGGTTGCTACAGTCACACTGGAAGTACTGCTGCTTCGGACAGAGCTCAGCCTGCTATTGCAG AATACTCACCCAAGACAGCAGGCACTGGAGCAGCTGTTGGAAGACAAGGTTGAAGATGAT ATGCTGCAGCTTTCAGAATTTGACCCCCTATTGAGAGAGATTGCTCCTGGCCCCCTCACCACACCCTCTGTCCCGG GCTCCACTCCTGGTCCCTGCTTCCTCTGTGGTTCTGCCCCAGGCACACTGCACTGCCCATCCTGTAAACAGGCCCTGTGTCCAGCCTGTGACCACCTGTTCCATGGACACCCATCCCGTGCTCATCACCTCCGCCAGACCCTGCCTGGGGTCCTGCAGGGTACCCACCTGAGCTCCAG TTTACCTGCCTCAGCCCAACCACGGCCCCAGTCGACCTCCCTGCTGGCCCTGGGAGACAGCTCTCTTTCTTCCCCTAATCCTGCAAGTGCTCGTTTGCCCTGGCACTGTGCTGCCTGTGCCATGCTAAATGAGCCTTGGGCAGTGCTCTGTGTGGCCTGTGATCGGCCCCGAGGCTGtaaggggttggggtggggaacTGAGGGTCCCCAAGGAACTGGAGGCCTAGAACCTGATCTTGCACGGGGTCGGTGGGCCTGCCAGAGCTGTACGTTTGAGAATGAGGCAGCTGCTGTGCTATGTTCCATATGTGAGCGACCTCGGCTGGCCCAGCCTCCCAGCTTGGTGGTGGATTCCCGAGATGCTGGCATTTGCCTGCAACCCCTTCAG CAGGGGGATGCTTTGCTGGCCTCTGCCCAGAGTCAAGTCTGGTACTGTATTCACTGTACCTTCTGCAACTCGAGCCCTGGCTGGGTGTGTGTTATGTGCAACCGGACTAGTAGCCCCATTCCAGTACAACATGCCCCCCAGCCCTATGCCAGCTCTTTGGAAAAGGGACCCCCCAAGCCTGGGCCCCCACGACGCTTTAGTGCCCCCCTGCCCAGTTCCTGTGGAGATCCTGAGAAGCAGCGCCAAGACAAGATGCGGGAGGAAGGCCTTCATCTAGTGAGCATGATCCGG GAGGCCCGGAGAGCCTGGCTGGATCGTCATGGCAACCTTGATGAAGCTGTGGAGGAGTGTGTAAGGACCAGGCGAAGGAAG GTGCAGGAGCTCCAGTCTCTAGGCTTTGGGCCTGAGGAGGGGTCTCTCCAGGCATTGTTCCAGCACGGAGGTGATGTGTCACGGGCCCTGACTGAGCTACAGCGCCAACGCCTAGAGCCCTTCCGCCAGCGCCTCTGGGACAGTGGCCCTGAGCCTACCCCTTCCTGGGATGGGCCGGACAAGCAG AGCTTGGTCAGGCGGCTTTTGGCAGTCTACGCACTCCCCAGCTGGGGCCGGGCAGAGCTGGCACTGTCACTGCTGCAGGAGACACCCAGGAACTATGAGTTGGGGGATGTGGTAGAAGCTGTGAGGCACAGCCAGGACCGGGCCTTCCTGCGCCGCTTGCTTGCCCAGGAGTGTGCCGTGTGTGGCTGGGCCCTGCCCCACAATCGG ATGCAGGCCCTGACTTCCTGTGAGTGCACCATCTGTCCTGATTGCTTCCGCCAGCACTTCACCATCGCCTTGAAGGAGAAGCATATCACAGACATGGTGTGCCCTGCCTGTGGCCGCCCCGACCTCACCGATGACACACAGTTGCTCAGCTACTTCTCTACCCTTGACATCCAG CTTCGAGAGAGCCTAGAGCCAGATGCCTATGCATTGTTCCATAAGAAGCTGACCGAGGGTGTGCTGATGCGGGACCCCAAGTTCTTGTGGTGTGCCCAG TGCTCCTTTGGCTTCATATATGAGCGTGAGCAGCTGGAGGCAACTTGTCCCCAGTGTCACCAGACCTTCTGTGTGCGCTGCAAGCGCCAG TGGGAGGAGCAGCACCGAGGCCGGAGCTGTGAGGACTTCCAGAACTGGAAACGCATGAACGACCCAGAATACCAGGCCCAGGGCCTAGCAATGTATCTTCAGGAAAACGGCATTG ACTGCCCCAAATGCAAGTTCTCATACGCCCTGGCCCGAGGAGGCTGCATGCACTTTCACTGTACCCAGTGCCGCCACCAGTTCTGCAGCGGCTGCTACAATGCCTTTTACGCCAAGAAT AAATGTCCAGACCCTAACTGCAAGGTGAAAAAGTCCCTGCATGGCCACCACCCTCGAGACTGCCTCTTCTACCTGCGAGACTGGACTGCTCTCCGGCTTCAGAAGCTGCTACAG gaCAATAACGTCATGTTTAATACAGAGCCTCCAGCTGGGGCCCGGGCAGTCCCTGGAG GTGGCTGCCGAGTGATGGAGCAGAAGGAGGTTCCCAGTGGGCTCAGGGACGAAGCTTGTGGCAAGGAAACTCCAGCTGGCTATGCCGGCCTGTGCCA GGCACACTACAAAGAGTATCTTGTGAGCCTCATCAATGCCCACTCGCTGGACCCAGCCACCTTGTATGAGGTGGAAGAGCTGGAGACGGCCACTGAGCGCTACCTGCACGTACGCCCCCAGCCTTTGACTGGAGAGGATCCCCCTGCTTACCAGGCTCGCTTGTTACAG AAGCTGACAGAAGAGGTACCCTTGGGACAGAGTATCCCCCGCAGGAGGAAGTAG
- the RNF31 gene encoding E3 ubiquitin-protein ligase RNF31 isoform X1, with the protein MPGEEEERAFLVAREELASSLRRDSGQAFSLEQLRPLLASSLPLATRYLQLDAARLVRCNAHGEPRNYLNTLSTALNILEKYGRNLLSPQRPRYWRGVKFNNPVFRSTVDAVQGGRDVLRLYGYTEEQPDGLSFPEGQEEPDEHQVATVTLEVLLLRTELSLLLQNTHPRQQALEQLLEDKVEDDMLQLSEFDPLLREIAPGPLTTPSVPGSTPGPCFLCGSAPGTLHCPSCKQALCPACDHLFHGHPSRAHHLRQTLPGVLQGTHLSSSLPASAQPRPQSTSLLALGDSSLSSPNPASARLPWHCAACAMLNEPWAVLCVACDRPRGCKGLGWGTEGPQGTGGLEPDLARGRWACQSCTFENEAAAVLCSICERPRLAQPPSLVVDSRDAGICLQPLQQGDALLASAQSQVWYCIHCTFCNSSPGWVCVMCNRTSSPIPVQHAPQPYASSLEKGPPKPGPPRRFSAPLPSSCGDPEKQRQDKMREEGLHLVSMIREGEAAGACPEEIFSALQYSGTEVPLQWLRSELPYVLEMVAELAGQQDPGLGAFSCQEARRAWLDRHGNLDEAVEECVRTRRRKVQELQSLGFGPEEGSLQALFQHGGDVSRALTELQRQRLEPFRQRLWDSGPEPTPSWDGPDKQSLVRRLLAVYALPSWGRAELALSLLQETPRNYELGDVVEAVRHSQDRAFLRRLLAQECAVCGWALPHNRMQALTSCECTICPDCFRQHFTIALKEKHITDMVCPACGRPDLTDDTQLLSYFSTLDIQLRESLEPDAYALFHKKLTEGVLMRDPKFLWCAQCSFGFIYEREQLEATCPQCHQTFCVRCKRQWEEQHRGRSCEDFQNWKRMNDPEYQAQGLAMYLQENGIDCPKCKFSYALARGGCMHFHCTQCRHQFCSGCYNAFYAKNGFLRGQDPSSLQLPLSHLGFCQKCPDPNCKVKKSLHGHHPRDCLFYLRDWTALRLQKLLQDNNVMFNTEPPAGARAVPGGGCRVMEQKEVPSGLRDEACGKETPAGYAGLCQAHYKEYLVSLINAHSLDPATLYEVEELETATERYLHVRPQPLTGEDPPAYQARLLQKLTEEVPLGQSIPRRRK; encoded by the exons ATgccgggggaggaggaggagcgggCCTTCCTGGTGGCCCGCGAGGAGCTGGCGAGCTCCCTGAGGAGGGATTCCGGGCAGGCGTTTTCCCTGGAGCAGCTCCGGCCGCTACTAGCCAGCTCTCTGCCGCTAGCCACCCGCTACCTGCAGCTGGACGCCGCACGCCTGGTCCGCTGCAACGCTCATGGGGAG CCCCGAAACTACCTCAACACCCTGTCCACGGCCCTGAACATCCTGGAGAAATATGGCCGCAACCTTCTCAGCCCTCAGCGGCCTCGGTACTGGCGCGGCGTCAAGTTTAATAACCCTGTCTTTCGCAGCACGGTGGATGCTGTGCAG GGGGGCCGAGATGTGCTGCGATTATATGGCTACACAGAGGAGCAGCCAGATGGGTTGAGCTTCCCCGAAGGGCAGGAGGAGCCAGATGAGCACCAGGTTGCTACAGTCACACTGGAAGTACTGCTGCTTCGGACAGAGCTCAGCCTGCTATTGCAG AATACTCACCCAAGACAGCAGGCACTGGAGCAGCTGTTGGAAGACAAGGTTGAAGATGAT ATGCTGCAGCTTTCAGAATTTGACCCCCTATTGAGAGAGATTGCTCCTGGCCCCCTCACCACACCCTCTGTCCCGG GCTCCACTCCTGGTCCCTGCTTCCTCTGTGGTTCTGCCCCAGGCACACTGCACTGCCCATCCTGTAAACAGGCCCTGTGTCCAGCCTGTGACCACCTGTTCCATGGACACCCATCCCGTGCTCATCACCTCCGCCAGACCCTGCCTGGGGTCCTGCAGGGTACCCACCTGAGCTCCAG TTTACCTGCCTCAGCCCAACCACGGCCCCAGTCGACCTCCCTGCTGGCCCTGGGAGACAGCTCTCTTTCTTCCCCTAATCCTGCAAGTGCTCGTTTGCCCTGGCACTGTGCTGCCTGTGCCATGCTAAATGAGCCTTGGGCAGTGCTCTGTGTGGCCTGTGATCGGCCCCGAGGCTGtaaggggttggggtggggaacTGAGGGTCCCCAAGGAACTGGAGGCCTAGAACCTGATCTTGCACGGGGTCGGTGGGCCTGCCAGAGCTGTACGTTTGAGAATGAGGCAGCTGCTGTGCTATGTTCCATATGTGAGCGACCTCGGCTGGCCCAGCCTCCCAGCTTGGTGGTGGATTCCCGAGATGCTGGCATTTGCCTGCAACCCCTTCAG CAGGGGGATGCTTTGCTGGCCTCTGCCCAGAGTCAAGTCTGGTACTGTATTCACTGTACCTTCTGCAACTCGAGCCCTGGCTGGGTGTGTGTTATGTGCAACCGGACTAGTAGCCCCATTCCAGTACAACATGCCCCCCAGCCCTATGCCAGCTCTTTGGAAAAGGGACCCCCCAAGCCTGGGCCCCCACGACGCTTTAGTGCCCCCCTGCCCAGTTCCTGTGGAGATCCTGAGAAGCAGCGCCAAGACAAGATGCGGGAGGAAGGCCTTCATCTAGTGAGCATGATCCGG GAAGGGGAAGCTGCAGGTGCCTGTCCAGAGGAGATCTTCTCGGCTCTGCAGTACTCGGGCACTGAGGTGCCTCTGCAGTGGTTGCGCTCAGAACTGCCCTACGTGCTGGAGATGGTGGCTGAGCTGGCTGGACAGCAGGACCCTGGGCTGGGTGCCTTTTCCTGTCAGGAGGCCCGGAGAGCCTGGCTGGATCGTCATGGCAACCTTGATGAAGCTGTGGAGGAGTGTGTAAGGACCAGGCGAAGGAAG GTGCAGGAGCTCCAGTCTCTAGGCTTTGGGCCTGAGGAGGGGTCTCTCCAGGCATTGTTCCAGCACGGAGGTGATGTGTCACGGGCCCTGACTGAGCTACAGCGCCAACGCCTAGAGCCCTTCCGCCAGCGCCTCTGGGACAGTGGCCCTGAGCCTACCCCTTCCTGGGATGGGCCGGACAAGCAG AGCTTGGTCAGGCGGCTTTTGGCAGTCTACGCACTCCCCAGCTGGGGCCGGGCAGAGCTGGCACTGTCACTGCTGCAGGAGACACCCAGGAACTATGAGTTGGGGGATGTGGTAGAAGCTGTGAGGCACAGCCAGGACCGGGCCTTCCTGCGCCGCTTGCTTGCCCAGGAGTGTGCCGTGTGTGGCTGGGCCCTGCCCCACAATCGG ATGCAGGCCCTGACTTCCTGTGAGTGCACCATCTGTCCTGATTGCTTCCGCCAGCACTTCACCATCGCCTTGAAGGAGAAGCATATCACAGACATGGTGTGCCCTGCCTGTGGCCGCCCCGACCTCACCGATGACACACAGTTGCTCAGCTACTTCTCTACCCTTGACATCCAG CTTCGAGAGAGCCTAGAGCCAGATGCCTATGCATTGTTCCATAAGAAGCTGACCGAGGGTGTGCTGATGCGGGACCCCAAGTTCTTGTGGTGTGCCCAG TGCTCCTTTGGCTTCATATATGAGCGTGAGCAGCTGGAGGCAACTTGTCCCCAGTGTCACCAGACCTTCTGTGTGCGCTGCAAGCGCCAG TGGGAGGAGCAGCACCGAGGCCGGAGCTGTGAGGACTTCCAGAACTGGAAACGCATGAACGACCCAGAATACCAGGCCCAGGGCCTAGCAATGTATCTTCAGGAAAACGGCATTG ACTGCCCCAAATGCAAGTTCTCATACGCCCTGGCCCGAGGAGGCTGCATGCACTTTCACTGTACCCAGTGCCGCCACCAGTTCTGCAGCGGCTGCTACAATGCCTTTTACGCCAAGAAT GGGTTCCTGAGAGGCCAGGACCCCAGCAGTCTCCAACTTCCTCTCTCCCATCTGGGTTTCTGCCAGAAATGTCCAGACCCTAACTGCAAGGTGAAAAAGTCCCTGCATGGCCACCACCCTCGAGACTGCCTCTTCTACCTGCGAGACTGGACTGCTCTCCGGCTTCAGAAGCTGCTACAG gaCAATAACGTCATGTTTAATACAGAGCCTCCAGCTGGGGCCCGGGCAGTCCCTGGAG GTGGCTGCCGAGTGATGGAGCAGAAGGAGGTTCCCAGTGGGCTCAGGGACGAAGCTTGTGGCAAGGAAACTCCAGCTGGCTATGCCGGCCTGTGCCA GGCACACTACAAAGAGTATCTTGTGAGCCTCATCAATGCCCACTCGCTGGACCCAGCCACCTTGTATGAGGTGGAAGAGCTGGAGACGGCCACTGAGCGCTACCTGCACGTACGCCCCCAGCCTTTGACTGGAGAGGATCCCCCTGCTTACCAGGCTCGCTTGTTACAG AAGCTGACAGAAGAGGTACCCTTGGGACAGAGTATCCCCCGCAGGAGGAAGTAG
- the RNF31 gene encoding E3 ubiquitin-protein ligase RNF31 isoform X2: MPGEEEERAFLVAREELASSLRRDSGQAFSLEQLRPLLASSLPLATRYLQLDAARLVRCNAHGEPRNYLNTLSTALNILEKYGRNLLSPQRPRYWRGVKFNNPVFRSTVDAVQGGRDVLRLYGYTEEQPDGLSFPEGQEEPDEHQVATVTLEVLLLRTELSLLLQNTHPRQQALEQLLEDKVEDDMLQLSEFDPLLREIAPGPLTTPSVPGSTPGPCFLCGSAPGTLHCPSCKQALCPACDHLFHGHPSRAHHLRQTLPGVLQGTHLSSSLPASAQPRPQSTSLLALGDSSLSSPNPASARLPWHCAACAMLNEPWAVLCVACDRPRGCKGLGWGTEGPQGTGGLEPDLARGRWACQSCTFENEAAAVLCSICERPRLAQPPSLVVDSRDAGICLQPLQQGDALLASAQSQVWYCIHCTFCNSSPGWVCVMCNRTSSPIPVQHAPQPYASSLEKGPPKPGPPRRFSAPLPSSCGDPEKQRQDKMREEGLHLVSMIREGEAAGACPEEIFSALQYSGTEVPLQWLRSELPYVLEMVAELAGQQDPGLGAFSCQEARRAWLDRHGNLDEAVEECVRTRRRKVQELQSLGFGPEEGSLQALFQHGGDVSRALTELQRQRLEPFRQRLWDSGPEPTPSWDGPDKQSLVRRLLAVYALPSWGRAELALSLLQETPRNYELGDVVEAVRHSQDRAFLRRLLAQECAVCGWALPHNRMQALTSCECTICPDCFRQHFTIALKEKHITDMVCPACGRPDLTDDTQLLSYFSTLDIQLRESLEPDAYALFHKKLTEGVLMRDPKFLWCAQCSFGFIYEREQLEATCPQCHQTFCVRCKRQWEEQHRGRSCEDFQNWKRMNDPEYQAQGLAMYLQENGIDCPKCKFSYALARGGCMHFHCTQCRHQFCSGCYNAFYAKNKCPDPNCKVKKSLHGHHPRDCLFYLRDWTALRLQKLLQDNNVMFNTEPPAGARAVPGGGCRVMEQKEVPSGLRDEACGKETPAGYAGLCQAHYKEYLVSLINAHSLDPATLYEVEELETATERYLHVRPQPLTGEDPPAYQARLLQKLTEEVPLGQSIPRRRK, encoded by the exons ATgccgggggaggaggaggagcgggCCTTCCTGGTGGCCCGCGAGGAGCTGGCGAGCTCCCTGAGGAGGGATTCCGGGCAGGCGTTTTCCCTGGAGCAGCTCCGGCCGCTACTAGCCAGCTCTCTGCCGCTAGCCACCCGCTACCTGCAGCTGGACGCCGCACGCCTGGTCCGCTGCAACGCTCATGGGGAG CCCCGAAACTACCTCAACACCCTGTCCACGGCCCTGAACATCCTGGAGAAATATGGCCGCAACCTTCTCAGCCCTCAGCGGCCTCGGTACTGGCGCGGCGTCAAGTTTAATAACCCTGTCTTTCGCAGCACGGTGGATGCTGTGCAG GGGGGCCGAGATGTGCTGCGATTATATGGCTACACAGAGGAGCAGCCAGATGGGTTGAGCTTCCCCGAAGGGCAGGAGGAGCCAGATGAGCACCAGGTTGCTACAGTCACACTGGAAGTACTGCTGCTTCGGACAGAGCTCAGCCTGCTATTGCAG AATACTCACCCAAGACAGCAGGCACTGGAGCAGCTGTTGGAAGACAAGGTTGAAGATGAT ATGCTGCAGCTTTCAGAATTTGACCCCCTATTGAGAGAGATTGCTCCTGGCCCCCTCACCACACCCTCTGTCCCGG GCTCCACTCCTGGTCCCTGCTTCCTCTGTGGTTCTGCCCCAGGCACACTGCACTGCCCATCCTGTAAACAGGCCCTGTGTCCAGCCTGTGACCACCTGTTCCATGGACACCCATCCCGTGCTCATCACCTCCGCCAGACCCTGCCTGGGGTCCTGCAGGGTACCCACCTGAGCTCCAG TTTACCTGCCTCAGCCCAACCACGGCCCCAGTCGACCTCCCTGCTGGCCCTGGGAGACAGCTCTCTTTCTTCCCCTAATCCTGCAAGTGCTCGTTTGCCCTGGCACTGTGCTGCCTGTGCCATGCTAAATGAGCCTTGGGCAGTGCTCTGTGTGGCCTGTGATCGGCCCCGAGGCTGtaaggggttggggtggggaacTGAGGGTCCCCAAGGAACTGGAGGCCTAGAACCTGATCTTGCACGGGGTCGGTGGGCCTGCCAGAGCTGTACGTTTGAGAATGAGGCAGCTGCTGTGCTATGTTCCATATGTGAGCGACCTCGGCTGGCCCAGCCTCCCAGCTTGGTGGTGGATTCCCGAGATGCTGGCATTTGCCTGCAACCCCTTCAG CAGGGGGATGCTTTGCTGGCCTCTGCCCAGAGTCAAGTCTGGTACTGTATTCACTGTACCTTCTGCAACTCGAGCCCTGGCTGGGTGTGTGTTATGTGCAACCGGACTAGTAGCCCCATTCCAGTACAACATGCCCCCCAGCCCTATGCCAGCTCTTTGGAAAAGGGACCCCCCAAGCCTGGGCCCCCACGACGCTTTAGTGCCCCCCTGCCCAGTTCCTGTGGAGATCCTGAGAAGCAGCGCCAAGACAAGATGCGGGAGGAAGGCCTTCATCTAGTGAGCATGATCCGG GAAGGGGAAGCTGCAGGTGCCTGTCCAGAGGAGATCTTCTCGGCTCTGCAGTACTCGGGCACTGAGGTGCCTCTGCAGTGGTTGCGCTCAGAACTGCCCTACGTGCTGGAGATGGTGGCTGAGCTGGCTGGACAGCAGGACCCTGGGCTGGGTGCCTTTTCCTGTCAGGAGGCCCGGAGAGCCTGGCTGGATCGTCATGGCAACCTTGATGAAGCTGTGGAGGAGTGTGTAAGGACCAGGCGAAGGAAG GTGCAGGAGCTCCAGTCTCTAGGCTTTGGGCCTGAGGAGGGGTCTCTCCAGGCATTGTTCCAGCACGGAGGTGATGTGTCACGGGCCCTGACTGAGCTACAGCGCCAACGCCTAGAGCCCTTCCGCCAGCGCCTCTGGGACAGTGGCCCTGAGCCTACCCCTTCCTGGGATGGGCCGGACAAGCAG AGCTTGGTCAGGCGGCTTTTGGCAGTCTACGCACTCCCCAGCTGGGGCCGGGCAGAGCTGGCACTGTCACTGCTGCAGGAGACACCCAGGAACTATGAGTTGGGGGATGTGGTAGAAGCTGTGAGGCACAGCCAGGACCGGGCCTTCCTGCGCCGCTTGCTTGCCCAGGAGTGTGCCGTGTGTGGCTGGGCCCTGCCCCACAATCGG ATGCAGGCCCTGACTTCCTGTGAGTGCACCATCTGTCCTGATTGCTTCCGCCAGCACTTCACCATCGCCTTGAAGGAGAAGCATATCACAGACATGGTGTGCCCTGCCTGTGGCCGCCCCGACCTCACCGATGACACACAGTTGCTCAGCTACTTCTCTACCCTTGACATCCAG CTTCGAGAGAGCCTAGAGCCAGATGCCTATGCATTGTTCCATAAGAAGCTGACCGAGGGTGTGCTGATGCGGGACCCCAAGTTCTTGTGGTGTGCCCAG TGCTCCTTTGGCTTCATATATGAGCGTGAGCAGCTGGAGGCAACTTGTCCCCAGTGTCACCAGACCTTCTGTGTGCGCTGCAAGCGCCAG TGGGAGGAGCAGCACCGAGGCCGGAGCTGTGAGGACTTCCAGAACTGGAAACGCATGAACGACCCAGAATACCAGGCCCAGGGCCTAGCAATGTATCTTCAGGAAAACGGCATTG ACTGCCCCAAATGCAAGTTCTCATACGCCCTGGCCCGAGGAGGCTGCATGCACTTTCACTGTACCCAGTGCCGCCACCAGTTCTGCAGCGGCTGCTACAATGCCTTTTACGCCAAGAAT AAATGTCCAGACCCTAACTGCAAGGTGAAAAAGTCCCTGCATGGCCACCACCCTCGAGACTGCCTCTTCTACCTGCGAGACTGGACTGCTCTCCGGCTTCAGAAGCTGCTACAG gaCAATAACGTCATGTTTAATACAGAGCCTCCAGCTGGGGCCCGGGCAGTCCCTGGAG GTGGCTGCCGAGTGATGGAGCAGAAGGAGGTTCCCAGTGGGCTCAGGGACGAAGCTTGTGGCAAGGAAACTCCAGCTGGCTATGCCGGCCTGTGCCA GGCACACTACAAAGAGTATCTTGTGAGCCTCATCAATGCCCACTCGCTGGACCCAGCCACCTTGTATGAGGTGGAAGAGCTGGAGACGGCCACTGAGCGCTACCTGCACGTACGCCCCCAGCCTTTGACTGGAGAGGATCCCCCTGCTTACCAGGCTCGCTTGTTACAG AAGCTGACAGAAGAGGTACCCTTGGGACAGAGTATCCCCCGCAGGAGGAAGTAG